In Procambarus clarkii isolate CNS0578487 chromosome 60, FALCON_Pclarkii_2.0, whole genome shotgun sequence, one genomic interval encodes:
- the LOC123766955 gene encoding chloride intracellular channel protein 6-like, with protein sequence MNRIQQESHSGDSRQQESHSGDSRQQESHSGDSRQQESHSGDSRQQESHSGDSRQQESHSGDSRQQESRSGDSRQQESHSGDSRQQESHSGDSRQQESHSGDSRQQESLSGDSRQQESLSGDSRQQESRSGDSRQQESLSGDSRQQESLSGDSRQQESRSGDSRQQESLSGDSRQQESRPGDSRQQESRSGDSRQQESRSGDSRQQESRPGDSRQQESRSGDSRQQESRSSGGRWVVAVTADERAAGDYPLTVVGLGTQVP encoded by the coding sequence ATGAACAGGATACAGCAAGAGAGTCATTCTGGTGACAGTAGACAGCAGGAGAGTCATTCTGGTGACAGTAGACAGCAGGAGAGTCATTCTGGTGACAGTAGACAGCAGGAGAGTCATTCTGGTGACAGTAGACAGCAAGAGAGTCATTCTGGTGACAGTAGACAGCAGGAGAGTCATTCTGGTGACAGTAGACAGCAGGAGAGTCGTTCTGGTGACAGTAGACAGCAGGAGAGTCATTCTGGTGACAGTAGACAGCAGGAGAGTCATTCTGGTGACAGTAGACAGCAGGAGAGTCATTCTGGTGACAGTAGACAGCAGGAGAGTCTTTCTGGTGACAGTAGACAGCAGGAGAGTCTTTCTGGTGACAGTAGACAGCAGGAGAGTCGTTCTGGTGACAGTAGACAGCAGGAGAGTCTTTCTGGTGACAGTAGACAGCAGGAGAGTCTTTCTGGTGACAGTAGACAGCAGGAGAGTCGTTCTGGTGACAGTAGACAGCAGGAGAGTCTTTCTGGTGACAGTAGACAGCAAGAGAGTCGTCCCGGTGACAGTAGACAGCAGGAGAGTCGTTCTGGTGACAGTAGACAGCAGGAGAGTCGTTCCGGTGACAGTAGACAGCAAGAGAGTCGTCCCGGTGACAGTAGACAGCAAGAGAGTCGTTCTGGTGACAGTAGACAGCAGGAGAGTCGTTCTAGTGGCGGCAGGTGGGTCGTAGCGGTGACTGCCGATGAAAGAGCGGCTGGAGATTACCCCTTGACCGTCGTAGGGCTGGGAACACAAGTGCCCTGA